The Candidatus Cloacimonadota bacterium genome includes the window CTTATGCTTTAGGTAAGGATTAGCTATGCTTACTCCCGAGATACTCCCTCGACATAAGATAATCTCTACTTGAATACTGGGTAAGAACAGCTTAAGGCAATAGGAGTAATACCGTTGATTAATCCCGATTGATGCCATTGGAGTTCATTTGGCTATCTCTAATCTCCAATGCAGCATTAGTTAAATAGGCCAAATGGACTTCAAGTGGCTGTCATGGTTTTATCCCGGTTATGAAGTCCAATCCCCCTCCTAACTATTAGCAATGGTGATAGATAGGGCAGGGGGATTGAACTCCATAGCCTTATCTGGGTTAATAGGAGCATGGGGTAGGTCTCATACTAAAAGGGTGGGGAGGCGATAAAAAAAGCACACAATACTGTTGTTTCGTGCATAAAATCTGCTATATATAAGGATTTAAAACGGTCTTTATATGATCCTGTATGCTCATTGCATAATATGTATTGCTGTACACGTTGGATTACACTTTTTCTACACGTTACAACTAAACTGATATCGAATATTATTACAACGTTTTTCGCTTGACAGTCTTAACGGTTATAGAAAGTGTGCAAGTATAGGTTATTTGTAACATAATATTGTAAAAGCTCTTAATTTGGCTTTACAGAAAAGAGGTAACGGATGTCTTTATTTGACTTTTTTGGCATGATGACAAACGACATAGCGATAGATTTAGGTACTGCCAATACCTTAGTATACAAAAAAAACAGTGGCGTAGTAATAGATGAGCCCTCAGTGGTAGCAGTTTCTACGGATAGCAAGAAGATCATAGCCATTGGTCAGCAAGCGAAAGTGATGTTAGGTAAAAATCCTGATGAAGTGAGGGTAATAAAACCCCTCAAAGATGGTGTAATTGCAGATTTTCAGGTAACAGAGTTGATGTTGCGTAATCTGATTATGCGGGCGCAGAAAAAACGCCTACTGGTGCGCCCCAGAGTTATTGTTTGTGTACCATCCGGCATTACTGAAGTAGAAAAGCGCGCGGTACGGGATAGTGTTTTACACGCCGGGGCCAGAGAGGTATATCTCATCTCGGAGCCAGTAGCGGCTGCCATCGGAGCTGATCTTCCCATCGATGAAGCTTGTGGTAATATGGTAATGGATATTGGCGGCGGAACCTCCGAGATTGCCGTAATCTCACTTTCGCATATTGTAGTGCACAATAGCATTCGCGTAGGTGGTGATAAAATTGATACGGATGTGATTAGCTATCTTAGAAAAAAGAATAACTTGCATGTGGGTATCCAAACCGCTGAAAGAATCAAAACCACAATTGGCAGCGCATATCCTCTTAAGCAAGAACTAACTATGGACGTAAGAGGGCGTGATATTGTTTCGGGATATCCCGTTACCATCAAAAT containing:
- a CDS encoding rod shape-determining protein, which codes for MSLFDFFGMMTNDIAIDLGTANTLVYKKNSGVVIDEPSVVAVSTDSKKIIAIGQQAKVMLGKNPDEVRVIKPLKDGVIADFQVTELMLRNLIMRAQKKRLLVRPRVIVCVPSGITEVEKRAVRDSVLHAGAREVYLISEPVAAAIGADLPIDEACGNMVMDIGGGTSEIAVISLSHIVVHNSIRVGGDKIDTDVISYLRKKNNLHVGIQTAERIKTTIGSAYPLKQELTMDVRGRDIVSGYPVTIKISSDEIREAIAETVTTMIDAIKRLFERTAPELSADIAERGIFLTGGGAMLKGLDEKIRKTVDLPVHVVPDPLECVVKGAGMVLDDIDRYRQVLIKKIED